From one Musa acuminata AAA Group cultivar baxijiao chromosome BXJ2-6, Cavendish_Baxijiao_AAA, whole genome shotgun sequence genomic stretch:
- the LOC103986666 gene encoding small ribosomal subunit protein uS15-like isoform X1, protein MGRMHSRGKGISSSALPYKRTPPSWLKISAAEVEESICKFSKKGLTPSQIGVILRDSHGIAQVKSVTGNKILRILKAHGLQPGIPEDLYFLIKKAVAIRKHLERNKKDKDSKFRLILVESRIHRLTRYYKRTKQVPATYKYVSGSAAETMVA, encoded by the exons ATGGGTCGTATGCACAGTCGCGG AAAGGGTATATCCTCGTCGGCGCTGCCGTACAAGAGGACTCCGCCGAGTTGGCTCAAGATCTCTGCTGCAGAA GTGGAGGAAAGCATCTGCAAGTTTTCCAAGAAGGGGCTGACTCCGTCGCAGATTGGTGTTATTCTTCGTGACTCTCATGGCATCGCCCAGGTCAAGAGTGTCACCGGGAACAAGATCCTCCGGATCCTCAAGGCCCACG GTCTTCAACCGGGGATTCCGGAAGATCTGTATTTTCTGATTAAGAAGGCTGTGGCAATCAGGAAGCACTTGGAGAGAAACAAGAAGGACAAGGATTCCAAGTTCAGGCTGATCCTTGTGGAGAGCAGGATCCACCGCCTGACCCGATACTACAAGAGGACCAAGCAGGTTCCTGCAACCTATAAATA TGTCTCCGGATCTGCTGCTGAAACTATGGTGGCTTAG
- the LOC103986666 gene encoding small ribosomal subunit protein uS15-like isoform X2: MGRMHSRGKGISSSALPYKRTPPSWLKISAAEVEESICKFSKKGLTPSQIGVILRDSHGIAQVKSVTGNKILRILKAHGLQPGIPEDLYFLIKKAVAIRKHLERNKKDKDSKFRLILVESRIHRLTRYYKRTKQVPATYK, translated from the exons ATGGGTCGTATGCACAGTCGCGG AAAGGGTATATCCTCGTCGGCGCTGCCGTACAAGAGGACTCCGCCGAGTTGGCTCAAGATCTCTGCTGCAGAA GTGGAGGAAAGCATCTGCAAGTTTTCCAAGAAGGGGCTGACTCCGTCGCAGATTGGTGTTATTCTTCGTGACTCTCATGGCATCGCCCAGGTCAAGAGTGTCACCGGGAACAAGATCCTCCGGATCCTCAAGGCCCACG GTCTTCAACCGGGGATTCCGGAAGATCTGTATTTTCTGATTAAGAAGGCTGTGGCAATCAGGAAGCACTTGGAGAGAAACAAGAAGGACAAGGATTCCAAGTTCAGGCTGATCCTTGTGGAGAGCAGGATCCACCGCCTGACCCGATACTACAAGAGGACCAAGCAGGTTCCTGCAACCTATAAATAG
- the LOC103986667 gene encoding uncharacterized protein LOC103986667 → MFDGSVALSYSAVNFPIHVVEELNKHRIHFRSRPSSTSSLAPKPASTSSTSGKPEPVSSPSGNGYNGPFLDLSNTVGVLGGVSAASTLRFLEKLVQWSSSDGQETPPFVVCNDPVLNRELALHQSGWDCCTQSAGSIVVENLRRERVFLERAGARCIAMPCHVAHAWRDEIAEGCSVPLLDAGDCVAKELKAANLKPVEMGSNARIGILAMDALIVARLYQQKLENQGFEVLLPDKATMEHIVIPAREAFDREDMEGARNLLRISIQVLLVRAVSSIILVSDYMHGLLPADDPLLGKCVDPMDALVRATVLWATSTEEDKQ, encoded by the exons ATGTTTGATGGGAGCGTGGCATTGTCATACAGCGCTGTGAACTTTCCTATCCACGTCGTGGAGGAGCTGAACAAGCACCGGATCCATTTTAGATCTCGGCCATCTTCTACCTCTTCTCTTGCTCCGAAACCAGCTTCTACATCGTCCACCTCTGGGAAGCCTGAGCCGGTTTCGTCTCCTTCGGGGAATGGGTACAACGGTCCTTTCCTGGACTTGTCTAACACTGTGGGTGTCCTGGGTGGGGTTTCAGCTGCTTCCACCCTCAGGTTCTTGGAGAAGCTCGTCCAATGGAGCTCCTCGGATGGGCAGGAGACTCCCCCTTTTGTCGTTTGCAATGACCCTGTGCTGAACCGAGAGCTCGCTCTGCATCAGAGCGGTTGGGACTGCTGCACGCAATCTGCTGGTTCTATTGTCGTGGAGAATCTCCGTCGGGAGAGGGTCTTCCTGGAGAGGGCTGGAGCTCGTTGCATCGCTATGCCGTGCCACGTCGCGCACGCTTGGCGCGATGAGATCGCCGAGGGGTGCTCTGTGCCACTCCTCGACGCCGGTGACTGTGTCGCCAAGGAACTGAAAGCAGCAAACCTGAAGCCGGTTGAAATGGGAAGCAACGCTCGCATAGGAATTCTGGCCATGGACGCATTAATCGTGGCTCGGCTGTATCAGCAAAAACTTGAAAACCAG GGTTTCGAGGTGCTGCTACCCGACAAAGCAACCATGGAGCACATTGTCATCCCTGCAAGGGAGGCATTCGACAGGGAAGACATGGAAGGTGCAAGAAATCTGTTGAGGATATCGATTCAAGTTCTTCTGGTGAGGGCTGTCAGTAGCATTATTCTTGTCTCTGATTACATGCATGGACTCTTACCCGCGGACGACCCACTGCTGGGGAAATGTGTTGACCCCATGGATGCTTTGGTCAGAGCCACTGTACTCTGGGCTACATCAACCGAAGAAGACAAACAGTAA
- the LOC103986668 gene encoding uncharacterized protein LOC103986668, which translates to MYRGGSSYASGSRSATRRHVDYGRTYVVRPKGRHRATIVWLHGLGDNGASWYQLLETLPLPNIKWICPTAPTRPVALFGGFPCTAWFDVADPSQDGPDDADGLEASAAHIANLLSSEPADVKLGIGGFSMGAATALYSASCFAHGRYGNGGRYPINLSAVVGLSGWLPCSRSLKTKVESSQEAARRAASLPLLLCHGTGDGVVPYKQGERSAETLRMSGFRNLTFKAYNGLEHYTIPEEMDAVSKWLTARLRLDGSRA; encoded by the exons ATGTACCGCGGCGGCAGCTCGTATGCCTCCG GTTCGAGGTCTGCGACCAGGAGGCATGTCGACTACGGGAGGACTTATGTTGTCCGGCCCAAGGGCAGACATCGGGCCACCATCGTCTGGCTTCACGGTTTAGGAGACAATGGCGCAAG CTGGTACCAGCTCCTGGAAACTCTTCCTCTGCCAAAT ATTAAGTGGATATGCCCCACTGCTCCTACTCGACCTGTGGCTCTTTTCGGTGGATTTCCATGCACTGCAT GGTTCGACGTTGCGGACCCTTCACAGGATGGCCCTGATGATGCCGATGGATTGGAAGCTTCAGCAGCACACATCGCAAATCTTTTGTCGTCTGAGCCAGCTGACG TAAAACTTGGAATCGGTGGGTTCAGTATGGGTGCCGCGACTGCCTTGTATTCTGCTTCTTGCTTCGCACACGGAAGGTACGGAAATGGAGGCCGATATCCCATAAACCTCAGTGCAGTCGTTGGTCTCAGCGGCTGGCTTCCCTGTTCCAG GAGCTTGAAGACCAAGGTGGAAAGCTCACAGGAAGCTGCAAGGCGAGCTGCCTCCTTGCCACTTTTGCTCTGTCATGGAACAG GGGACGGAGTGGTTCCCTATAAACAGGGAGAAAGGTCTGCGGAGACGTTGAGGATGTCGGGGTTTCGAAATCTCACGTTTAAGGCCTACAATGG ACTCGAACACTATACGATTCCGGAGGAAATGGATGCCGTCAGCAAGTGGCTCACCGCGAGGCTGCGGCTCGATGGGTCTCGCGCTTGA
- the LOC103986669 gene encoding uncharacterized protein LOC103986669 isoform X2 — translation MLPSKLLLPPLLPLLLLLILHPSPSIADHLPSHGCFWTESCQSIWLGGCGAGLVVADQSDNCNGLCGESAYPPCLPFHTHFHCCKPENPRITNRCTRCKNKLDFGDEYICCMDCSDPYLIDKNTKLGYCKTGAELAVQLKPHAFKWVAGPWMKCSSPCDGGVRYRDVGCYASTDDSSIKHYPVDDSRCSDQQMPVKQEPCNQQACGDMSSSDPRDKPSGMSGWLVALLVLLGLVAASGVGFAGYTYYKRRTSAPSGFMYIMLEGYS, via the exons ATGCTGCCTTCTAAGCTCCTCCTCCCTCCGCTtctcccccttctcctcctcctaatcCTTCACCCTTCTCCTTCGATTGCGGACCATCTTCCCTCGCATG GGTGCTTCTGGACTGAATCGTGTCAAAGCATCTGGCTCGGTGGATGTGGAGCCGGACTTGTGGTAGCTGATCAGTCAGATAACTGCAATGGTCTTTGTGGGGAATCAGCTTATCCACCATGCCTTCCCTTCCATACACATTTTCACTGCTGTAAACCAG AGAACCCAAGGATAACAAACAGGTGCACAAGATGCAAGAACAAgttagattttggtgatgaaTACATATGCTGCATGGACTGCTCAGATCCTTACCTCATAGACAAGAACACGAAATTGGGTTACTGTAAGACTGGTGCAGAGCTGGCTGTGCAATTGAAACCACATG CTTTTAAATGGGTTGCTGGGCCATGGATGAAATGTTCTTCCCCTTGTGATGGTGGAGTTCGGTACAGAGATGTTGGCTGTTATGCAAGTACTGATGATTCATCCATTAAACACTACCCAGTGGATGATAGTAGGTGTTCAGATCAACAAATG CCCGTTAAGCAGGAGCCTTGCAATCAGCAAGCCTGTGGAGATATGAGCAGCAGTGATCCAAGGGACAAGCCAAGTGGGATGTCTGGGTGGTTGGTTGCGTTGCTGGTTCTTCTTGGGCTTGTGGCTGCCAGTGGGGTCGGTTTTGCAGGCTACACCTATTACAAGAG GAGAACCTCGGCACCAAGTGGCTTCATGTATATTATGCTGGAAGGATattcttga
- the LOC103986669 gene encoding uncharacterized protein LOC103986669 isoform X1: MLPSKLLLPPLLPLLLLLILHPSPSIADHLPSHGCFWTESCQSIWLGGCGAGLVVADQSDNCNGLCGESAYPPCLPFHTHFHCCKPENPRITNRCTRCKNKLDFGDEYICCMDCSDPYLIDKNTKLGYCKTGAELAVQLKPHEAFKWVAGPWMKCSSPCDGGVRYRDVGCYASTDDSSIKHYPVDDSRCSDQQMPVKQEPCNQQACGDMSSSDPRDKPSGMSGWLVALLVLLGLVAASGVGFAGYTYYKRRTSAPSGFMYIMLEGYS; this comes from the exons ATGCTGCCTTCTAAGCTCCTCCTCCCTCCGCTtctcccccttctcctcctcctaatcCTTCACCCTTCTCCTTCGATTGCGGACCATCTTCCCTCGCATG GGTGCTTCTGGACTGAATCGTGTCAAAGCATCTGGCTCGGTGGATGTGGAGCCGGACTTGTGGTAGCTGATCAGTCAGATAACTGCAATGGTCTTTGTGGGGAATCAGCTTATCCACCATGCCTTCCCTTCCATACACATTTTCACTGCTGTAAACCAG AGAACCCAAGGATAACAAACAGGTGCACAAGATGCAAGAACAAgttagattttggtgatgaaTACATATGCTGCATGGACTGCTCAGATCCTTACCTCATAGACAAGAACACGAAATTGGGTTACTGTAAGACTGGTGCAGAGCTGGCTGTGCAATTGAAACCACATG AAGCTTTTAAATGGGTTGCTGGGCCATGGATGAAATGTTCTTCCCCTTGTGATGGTGGAGTTCGGTACAGAGATGTTGGCTGTTATGCAAGTACTGATGATTCATCCATTAAACACTACCCAGTGGATGATAGTAGGTGTTCAGATCAACAAATG CCCGTTAAGCAGGAGCCTTGCAATCAGCAAGCCTGTGGAGATATGAGCAGCAGTGATCCAAGGGACAAGCCAAGTGGGATGTCTGGGTGGTTGGTTGCGTTGCTGGTTCTTCTTGGGCTTGTGGCTGCCAGTGGGGTCGGTTTTGCAGGCTACACCTATTACAAGAG GAGAACCTCGGCACCAAGTGGCTTCATGTATATTATGCTGGAAGGATattcttga
- the LOC135614210 gene encoding pentatricopeptide repeat-containing protein At1g15510, chloroplastic-like has product MMSDHATISSSHPARLSCTSVKTRPLKPPSEPCHPPPQMAISANRPPNSLLFSDHYHFLRLLSNPTRPNYLNLHSGRLPNPHPLSSHDSQHLSALSPAPAPASADPDAGIRRLCIRGDLEGALELLDSAEGRRLDDDAYVALLRLCEWKRAVDEGFRVYSHISSSSSITCLSTLLGNALLSMFVRFGDLLSAWSVFGKMVERDVFSWNVMIGGYAKSGFLDEALDLYHRMLWSGARPDLYTFPCVLRSCGGVTDLIRGREVHAHVVRFGFSSEVDVLNALITMYAKCGYCATARNVFDGMPRRDCISWNAMIAGYFENENCAEGLELFLTMRNLSLEPDVMTMTSVISASGLLPDSEFGKGNHGYAIRMNFLTDVSVHNSLIQMYTTLGDLEEAEKIFLRQESKDVVSWTAMISGYEKNGSPDKALEVFEQMGANNVVPDEVTIASVLSSCASLGRLDSGTKVHELARNIGITPCTMVGNALLDMYSKSRCIDKALEVFRQMPEKDVVTWSSVISGLRINRRSFEALSYLRQMHVDVKPNSITFIAALSACAAVGALMCGKEIHAQALRSGLGYEGCLPNALLDLYVKCGRMEYAWTQFNILKEKDIVSWNIMLTGYAGKGRGDLAVSLFNQMIEASVHPDEVTMVGLLCACSRSGMVSQGWGYFDSMKRKYSITPNLKHYACMVDLLGRAGYLGQAHQFINDMPIEPDAAIWGALLNGCRIHHQVELGEYAAKHVFELDDRSVGYYVLLCNLYADSGRWDQLARARKVMRERGLEMDPGCSWVEVKGVVHAFLSSDESHPQIKEIYAVLKGLYDRIKAAGFTLPEDQSIAQMEASKSDIFCGHSERLAVAFGLINTTPGMPIWVTKNLYMCQNCHSILKLISKIVRREITVRDTEQFHHFKDGSCSCRDEGYWGGSTR; this is encoded by the coding sequence ATGATGTCCGATCACGCAACTATATCCTCTTCGCACCCGGCACGCTTATCGTGTACCAGCGTTAAAACCCGACCTCTAAAACCTCCCTCGGAACCATGTCATCCTCCTCCACAGATGGCGATTTCTGCTAACAGGCCACCCAATTCGCTCCTCTTCTCCGACCACTACCACTTCCTCCGCCTCCTCTCCAACCCGACGCGGCCAAATTACCTCAACCTCCACTCCGGCCGCCTCCCGAACCCGCACCCACTCTCCTCCCACGATTCCCAACACCTCTCCGCCCTCAGCCCTGCCCCGGCCCCCGCATCTGCCGACCCCGACGCCGGAATCCGCCGCCTCTGCATCCGTGGCGACTTGGAAGGCGCCCTCGAGCTTTTGGACTCGGCGGAGGGCCGCCGCCTGGACGACGACGCCTACGTCGCTCTCCTCCGCCTCTGCGAATGGAAGCGCGCGGTGGACGAAGGCTTCCGCGTCTACTCCcacatctcctcctcttcctccattacCTGCCTGAGCACCCTTCTCGGGAACGCCCTCTTGAGCATGTTCGTGAGGTTCGGCGACCTCCTGTCGGCGTGGTCGGTGTTCGGGAAGATGGTCGAGAGGGACGTCTTCTCCTGGAATGTGATGATTGGGGGCTACGCCAAGTCCGGGTTCTTGGATGAGGCTTTGGATTTGTATCACCGTATGCTTTGGTCCGGCGCCCGACCGGATTTGTATACTTTCCCTTGCGTTCTGAGGTCTTGCGGCGGTGTCACGGACTTGATTAGGGGGAGGGAGGTCCATGCACATGTGGTCAGGTTCGGATTCAGCTCAGAGGTTGATGTTCTGAATGCTCTCATCACCATGTACGCGAAATGTGGCTACTGTGCTACTGCCAGAAACGTGTTTGATGGTATGCCTAGGAGAGACTGTATCTCTTGGAATGCAATGATTGCAGGCTACTTTGAGAATGAGAATTGTGCCGAAGGGCTGGAGCTGTTTTTGACGATGAGGAATCTCTCTTTGGAGCCAGATGTTATGACAATGACTAGCGTGATTTCTGCTTCTGGTCTGTTGCCTGACAGCGAGTTTGGGAAGGGGAATCATGGTTATGCTATAAGAATGAATTTTCTAACTGATGTTTCGGTGCATAATTCGTTGATTCAGATGTACACCACTCTCGGGGACTTGGAGGAAGCTGAAAAAATTTTCTTGCGCCAGGAGTCTAAGGACGTCGTATCCTGGACTGCTATGATATCAGGTTACGAGAAAAATGGCTCACCTGATAAGGCCTTGGAAGTGTTTGAACAAATGGGAGCGAACAATGTAGTCCCAGATGAGGTCACAATTGCTAGTGTTCTTTCATCATGTGCTTCTTTGGGACGTTTGGATAGTGGTACTAAGGTACATGAGCTAGCGAGGAACATTGGGATCACGCCTTGCACCATGGTTGGAAATGCACTTCTTGATATGTATTCCAAGTCTAGATGCATCGATAAGGCCTTAGAGGTTTTTAGGCAGATGCCGGAGAAGGATGTGGTCACTTGGAGTTCGGTGATATCGGGCTTGAGGATCAACAGGAGGAGCTTCGAGGCTTTGAGTTACTTGCGCCAAATGCATGTTGATGTGAAGCCAAACTCCATAACCTTCATTGCTGCCCTCTCTGCTTGTGCTGCTGTTGGAGCATTGATGTGCGGAAAAGAGATCCATGCCCAAGCTCTAAGAAGCGGATTAGGATATGAGGGGTGTCTGCCAAATGCTCTTCTAGATCTGTATGTCAAGTGTGGAAGGATGGAATATGCTTGGACACAGTTTAACATACTCAAAGAGAAGGATATAGTGTCATGGAACATCATGCTGACAGGTTATGCAGGGAAGGGACGTGGAGATCTTGCTGTTTCACTGTTCAACCAAATGATAGAAGCTAGTGTGCATCCTGATGAGGTTACGATGGTGGGTCTCTTGTGTGCTTGTAGTAGGTCAGGAATGGTATCTCAAGGTTGGGGCTATTTTGATAGCATGAAGAGGAAGTACTCGATAACGCCAAACCTAAAACACTATGCTTGCATGGTGGACCTTTTGGGTCGTGCTGGGTACCTGGGGCAAGCGCACCAGTTCATAAATGATATGCCTATCGAGCCAGATGCTGCCATTTGGGGAGCCTTGCTGAATGGATGCCGAATTCACCACCAGGTTGAGCTCGGCGAATATGCTGCCAAACATGTTTTCGAATTGGATGACAGAAGTGTAGGGTATTATGTGCTTTTATGTAACTTATATGCTGATAGCGGAAGATGGGATCAACTGGCAAGAGCAAGGAAGGTTATGAGGGAGAGGGGGCTAGAGATGGATCCTGGATGCAGTTGGGTGGAGGTAAAGGGGGTTGTTCATGCATTTCTCAGTTCTGATGAGTCGCACCCGCAGATAAAGGAGATCTATGCAGTGTTAAAGGGGTTGTATGATAGGATAAAGGCGGCAGGTTTCACTCTGCCTGAGGATCAATCCATAGCTCAGATGGAAGCATCAAAGTCTGATATCTTCTGTGGCCACAGTGAAAGATTAGCTGTTGCTTTCGGGCTCATCAATACCACACCCGGCATGCCTATTTGGGTCACCAAGAACTTGTATATGTGTCAGAATTGCCATAGCATTCTTAAGTTGATCTCTAAAATTGTTCGCCGTGAGATTACAGTTAGGGACACCGAACAATTTCACCATTTCAAAGATGGAAGCTGCTCTTGCAGAGACGAAGGTTACTGGGGTGGAAGCACGAGGTGA
- the LOC135614212 gene encoding molybdate transporter 2-like, whose protein sequence is MAGDATTDPLLPRAGCRGWCCPRFSVTLPSPAASFRLKTTVWAELGGSVGDLGTYIPIVLALSLVNHLDLGTTLIFTGLYNAITGLLFGLPMPVQPMKSIAAVAISESSAHLSVPQIMAAGLSTAAVLFLLGATGLMSALYRFIPLPVVRGVQLSQGLSFAFSAIKYIRYDQDFAAAKSVGPRPWLGLDGLVVAISALLFIVLVTGSGDDPPLQDPSTPRRHRRGSCVPYSSRIPTALLVFVLGVVLCFARDPSIFGDLKLGPSRIQLVRITWNDWKVGFVRAAIPQIPLSVLNSVIAVCKLSSDLFPSRGHEVSATAVSVSVGLMNMVGCWFGAMPVCHGAGGLAGQYRFGGRSGASVLFLGIGKAVLGLLFGSSFVRLLGAFPIGILGVLLLFSGIELAMASRDMASKEESFVMLVCAAVSLTGSSAALGFGCGILLFLLLRLREVNCRALLPSTNNGDGGGDRC, encoded by the coding sequence ATGGCGGGTGACGCTACTACCGACCCCCTCCTCCCCCGCGCCGGATGCCGGGGGTGGTGCTGCCCCCGCTTCTCTGTCACGCTGCCCTCCCCGGCCGCCAGCTTCCGCCTCAAGACCACCGTGTGGGCGGAGCTGGGGGGCTCCGTCGGCGACCTCGGCACCTATATACCCATCGTCCTCGCACTCTCCCTCGTCAACCACCTCGACCTGGGCACCACCCTCATTTTCACCGGCCTCTACAACGCCATCACCGGTCTCCTCTTCGGCCTCCCCATGCCCGTTCAGCCCATGAAGTCCATCGCCGCCGTCGCCATCTCCGAATCCTCCGCCCACCTCTCCGTCCCCCAGATCATGGCTGCCGGCCTCTCCACCGCCGCTGTCCTCTTCCTCCTTGGCGCCACCGGCCTCATGTCCGCGCTCTACCGCTTCATTCCCCTCCCCGTCGTCCGCGGCGTCCAGCTCTCACAGGGCCTCTCCTTTGCTTTCTCCGCCATCAAGTACATCCGTTACGACCAGGACTTCGCCGCCGCCAAGTCCGTCGGTCCCCGCCCCTGGCTCGGCCTAGACGGCCTCGTCGTCGCCATCTCCGCCCTCCTCTTCATCGTCCTCGTCACCGGCTCCGGCGATGATCCTCCCCTCCAAGATCCTTCGACTCCCCGCCGCCATCGGCGCGGCTCCTGCGTCCCATACTCCTCGCGTATCCCGACGGCTCTGCTGGTGTTCGTGCTGGGCGTCGTCCTATGCTTCGCCCGCGACCCGTCCATCTTCGGCGACCTCAAGCTCGGCCCTTCCAGGATCCAGCTCGTCCGGATCACCTGGAACGACTGGAAAGTGGGCTTCGTCCGGGCGGCGATCCCGCAGATCCCCCTTTCGGTGCTCAATTCGGTGATCGCCGTATGCAAGCTTTCCTCCGACCTGTTCCCGTCGCGGGGGCACGAGGTGTCGGCCACAGCCGTCTCGGTGAGCGTGGGGCTGATGAACATGGTGGGCTGTTGGTTCGGCGCCATGCCCGTCTGCCATGGCGCCGGTGGGCTGGCGGGGCAGTACCGGTTCGGCGGCCGCAGCGGGGCGTCGGTGCTGTTCCTAGGGATCGGGAAGGCAGTCCTGGGGCTGCTCTTTGGAAGCTCCTTCGTGCGGTTGCTGGGGGCATTCCCCATCGGAATCCTGGGGGTGCTGTTGCTCTTCTCGGGGATCGAGTTGGCTATGGCGTCGAGGGACATGGCGAGCAAGGAGGAGTCGTTCGTGATGCTGGTGTGCGCCGCGGTCTCCCTGACGGGGTCAAGCGCCGCGCTGGGTTTCGGTTGCGGCATCCTGCTCTTTCTTCTACTGAGGCTGCGGGAGGTGAACTGCCGCGCCCTGCTGCCCTCCACAAACAACGGCGACGGTGGAGGCGACCGCTGCTAG
- the LOC103986672 gene encoding protein CHLOROPLAST VESICULATION, translating into MAISVHSCLRPPPPPPPPKLTTLHETSSSSTVAPGSERKEVSWRNRCVATAACVIIGSTVGLGGGDGNVLAGELRAVEGSQVRMAMRWSDKRRCPPWHANSLENIMPENLPRPYGGRRSDGHVAYGHHMAAPVIGSFIHYRSSCFSL; encoded by the exons ATGGCCATCTCAGTGCATTCCTGCCtcagacctcctcctcctcctcctcctcccaagcTCACAACTCTCCACGAGACCAGTAGCAGTAGCACTGTTGCTCCAGG GTCGGAGAGGAAGGAGGTCAGCTGGCGAAACCGGTGTGTCGCGACGGCGGCATGCGTCATAATCGGATCCACCGTGGGGCTCGGAGGAGGCGACGGAAATGTGCTGGCCGGAGAGCTGAGAGCTGTGGAGGGATCACAAGTGAGGATGGCGATGCGATGGAGCGACAAGAGGAGGTGCCCACCCTGGCACGCGAATTCTTTGGAGAACATAATGCCGGAGAACCTTCCCCGGCCTTACGGTGGCCGGAGATCCGATGGACATGTAGCATATGGGCATCACATGGCTGCTCCTGTGATCGGATCATTCATCCATTACAGAAGCAGTTGCTTCTCTCTGTAG